The genome window ATACCAATCCGCGGGTCGGGATCTGTCAAACTGGGCATCTTCATCAGAACCTTCTGGTAGCCTTCCAGGGCCTCGGCGTATCGGCCGAGCAAGTATTGCGTTCTCGCGCGCCCAAGGATGGCCATAACATTCCGACCACCAAAAGCCTTGGACGACTCATCGAAGCACTTGAGCGCCTGTCGCAGCGATTCTACCCTCTCGGACGTGTCAACGGTGCCCGGGCGAACAGGACGGGGTGGATGTAGCGAGGCGCGCAGCAGCGACAGGACACCTCGCGCCAGGAACAGAGGGGGGAACGCCGGATTCAGTCGTGAAGCCTCGTTCAGAGTCGACGTCGCAAGTTGGAGATAATGATCCTTCGTCTTCGCCTCGGTGTACAATTCTCCCTCGGGTGCAACGCGGGGGGCATTCCGActcttcaacatcaacagccaGCAAACCCATCCCAGCAGGCCGAGTTTCTCTTTCGTGGCTCCATGAGCGACCGACGCGAGACCTTTGTTTAAGATGTCGATGGCATGATCGAGTTGCTTCTGCTTGGCGTATGCCAGCGCGATCGTGACCCAAAAGTTCTTAGCGGCCTTTTCGTTCTCCAACAATGTGCAGAGCTCGGTTGGGTCATCTGGAAGAATCTCTAGGCTGACCTCGACTTCACTGTCGAGGGTGGACGCGGGAATGTCGATGGCGGAGGGAATGTCAGAAAATCGGAGATTGGGCAACGGGTTGGCGGCTGAAAGAGAATCGCCATTCGTGCCATTGGCGTGGCCATTCTGAAGGGACGCCATGGCGTGTGCGGGCACTGCTTTGAGCAATGTGTTGTGTTGTAGATGAGGCAATGGGAAGGATTGCGACTATTTCGGAGAGGTGAAAGGAGCTTGGCTCGTAGTTCAGCTCAACTCATGATCGGGATGAAGCCAAACTAGAGCGGGGGGGTAAAGAGACGCGGTTGAAAGAAGTGTCTTCTTGCCGGATGACTAGCAAGAAGCGCGCTCCTGAAACTGTAGCGATCAGAGGACAAAGCCTGTGGTTGCAGCAGATTGAGTTCGTTGCTTTTGAAGCGCTCCGGAGGTTTGGCATGGGAgacagagggagagaggCTGGCCGGGCCGAGTTTACACCGCCACCGCCCGCTTGCCGGCTGTGGCTTGTCATTCACTCACTGGCACTCCCCGTATGTTTGTGTTTACACGGTGCCAAGTCATTTAAATGATGTATTcaagtttataaaatatgtTGAAGAATTAACATTATAGCTATAGATGGTATGCAGAGGCCATCATACTCTGTATTGAAATTTTGTCAAAATTAGTGTTTCATGTAATGCACCTGCTCGGTGCTATATATGGATTACACTAGAAAGCTATATCGTAGAAGAGGAAATCAAAAACTGCCCCGAGACCACGTCCAAAGCAATATAGTGGAGGAGAGAGGTATCTATCCAAGTGAGACCTATCACGCCAGCAACTGAAAAATAGTCATAATAATACTCTAAGCGCATCTGCTCATGTCATGCAACGGGTTGGTTAGAGTGTCGGTCATAGCACATAACGGCAACATCGATCCACGGCCAAGAAGGCATTCCCACATTAGAATCCCAGGAGCTTGGGCAATTTACAGAGGAACACCGCGCCTAGAAGCACCATGAATATCCGGCCAACCTCGGCCCAGTGTCCCAACCGCACATGTGCTTCAGCATACCCTGCAGCCGCGGCAGCCTTCCGTTCCTCGAATCCATGCCCAACCTCGATAGACCCAGCCAGCTCGGACGGGAACCTCCCTGTCTCGTAGTACTCCTCGAGCAACTGGTCCTTCTCGGTCCAACGCTCGCGAAGCCACGAGTCAAATTCATGCTGATCGTCCAGAGGGATCTCGGACACGGCAAAACGTCTCCAATGCATATTGACCGAAGTGGGCGGTCGCCCCTGCAGATACGTTGACCGAAGGGTAAAGTACTTGTCAGGTAGACTACCTCTTCTGTTGAGGAAAGTAGTTAGTGGAATGCTCATTCGCTTGCAAGCAAGCGCATCGAGTACTTACGGAGGTCCTTCGTAGGCTACCGTGCAGTCATAGACCCACTCCACCGTCCCGCGCAACTGCTGTAGACAGAAGAATAAACCAGTGGAGCGGGGAATAAGCTCATGCTTCAAGGGGGACAGTCCCTGCTTTGCGGCATACTCTGCACTCCGCCGcctggtgttgatggatagGTTCGTCCCCTCAGGAAAGATCAGAAGCCACATGGGGTCATATTGCGGGGACCCTGACTGCGATCCCGTATGCTGagtcttcagcttctccaatCGATGCTGCAGACGGGGCTTGTCGGACAACCATTTGCGAGCCATGAAAATAAAGCCGTAAAAGGTCATACCCTGGCCGATAATAGGAATGTACTTCAAGGATTCCttaaggatgatgaagatgcggcCGTGCATCGTATTCGTGTATGCCACCCACCACAGATAGATCCAATCAGTATACACCTGGTGGTTGGCTATGAGGACCAATCGCTCTGGGAATTGAGTCTTTAAGCGCCCATCCTCTGCGACGTGGACCTGGCCCCGTACACTCTTGTCACCGCTGACTCGCACAAAGGTAGGACAGCCCCATTGAGTTAGAGCCGTGATGACCAAGCCAAAGGACTGCTTTGTGTATGCCATATAGGAATAATACCAATCCTTGTTTATCACGTATAGAGGGGAGCCGATGACCTGGGTCGCTAGGATGGcgacgcagcagcagttgaACCATGTGGCCAGGAGCAAAGAGCGGAGAAGCTGCATCGCAATGCCATGCTTCAAACGGGGTTCCTCATCCTGACTGTCGGAAggctgcttcttcgaggCGGCTGTGTGACTCAGTTGAGGGTCATGCTTTCGTTGTCGAACTTCGGAGGTATCCATGATGAGAATCAGTTGTTGGCGACGAGGCGTTACGAAGGGACTTGCAGGTCAACTATATAAGGGAGGATAAAGTTCTAGAGATAATGGAACTGGATCGGGCACTGATTAGCTTTCCCACCCTTGGATCACGCGAGCAACTAGATGCAGCACACTGTACCAGGAAAAGCGGTGTCTGCCGGAAGGCTAGCAGTGTTTGTTGTAATGTCGAGAGGGATCGGAGGACAAAGggactaactaactaacggAAGCCGTACCTATACCGGGGAGGTAATGATAATGAGGGGGATGTAAAAATGAAGTAGATTCAAGCCATGTTTTGGGGGAAAGAATActtgaaagagaaaaagagagagagacgggAGAGAAGTTTGGTTCCTGTCTCGAGGGAGCAGGAAGCTTGAGCCGGAGCACAGCTCTCAAGTGTCTTAATAGTGTGTGGGCGCATGATCAATGATCTCCAGTCAAAAACCACTACGTCAGTTGGCCCGGCCCTCCCCTCAAGGCGGTCAGCGGAGATCCGGGGGTCTCGATCGGCATCACGCTTGCAGGAGTCTTTTCGACGCTTCGGAGATAGATGAAATTTCTCCTCTGTgcatgattttctttttcttcctataTATGTTTCTGTTTTTTATGGACCAGAAGAATCATACAGAAATTGCAAGAAACATAGATGCAGATGTCTACTCCTCTCAACTAAACCTGCATGTCAGGTCCCGCGCAACTTTCTTCTCACATGCTGGTTTGGAACAATGAATCAGACCTAGATTGATAATGTGAGCGCTCTAGTCATAACTTAGAAACAAGTCTCGAAGTGAGCTGATATCGGTCTTCTAGAAGAGCGTGCATGGTCTCTTTTGATCTCATCAATTACCAAAAATGTATTTTGCGAGTATGCGATCACGGCTTGCTCATGTCGGGCCTCCGGTTCGGATGCTTTGGTCACGGaacttttcctcctccccacgaCGTTACGAGATTAAAGATGTTGCAACTCTACCAAAACGACTGATACCAAAATACCAAGGTGTGCGTCAACGCAGTGTCGTCTGCGAAATATCTTGAAGCTCTTCCTGGTATGCTGACCTGCTTGTGCGCCCCGAGCAGAATCCCAAGAGGGCgatctcctttccctccaatGGCCAGCACCCCCGCGAAATATCTTCGTCGTGAAGAAAGACTATTCTCCGGCTATCACTGCCTCTCTAATTGAATTTGCCAAGTACGGAGTCCCCCAGACCGGCTGACCGAGGAGTCATGGATGCTAACCCCTCACCGGCAATGTAGTCATGCGACGTCTACCTACCCATCGGCCTCGATCATTCTAGAACCCAGTGTCGCAGAGGAAATACACTCGTCACTTCAGTCGCCTGTTTACACCGCCCCTCTCGACCAGCTACGACCGGCATTGCATGACAAGGTGGATCTCACCGTTACTCTCGGGGGAGATGGTACGATCCTGCATGCCTCGTCCTTGTTTGCCACGTGCTACAACGTCCCGCCGGTGCTGTCATTTAGCATGGGAACATTGGGCTTCTTGAGCGAATGGAAATTTGCCGAATACAAGCGCGCATTTCGCGAGGTATACATGTCAGGAGCCGGCGTTGGGGATCGCGCGACGGTGCTGGGAGACTCCCGGCCAGCCTCAGCCGACGAAGCACTGGATCTGGAAGCGAATCCTACTGGATGGTCCTCGGTACGGGGGAAGTCGATGGGCTTAACGCGCGGCGCTCGAATCTTGATGCGCAACCGACTGAAGGTTGGGCTCTTTACGGCAGACGGCAAGCCAGTCCAACGGGAATCCACATCAGCGGCCATGCCAAACGTCTTGAACAACCAGGGAGTATATGTAATGAATGAGGTACTCTTGCATCGAGGCAAAGAGCCACATTTGGCGGTGCTGGATGTCTATGTTGGGGGCCGGTTTTTGACGGAAGCCGTGGCCGACGGCATCATTATCTCGACACCGACGGGTAGCACAGCATACAGTCTGAGCAGTGGAGGCAGTATTGTGCATCCACTCGTGCCCGCGGTTCTACTAACGCCGATCTGTGCGCGGAGTCTAAGCTTCCGGCCCTTGGTGCTGCCATCCAGTACTCCGATTACCCTCCGACTGAGCGAGAAGAACCGGAGTCGCGAGTTGGAGGTCAGCATTGACGGGGTGAACTTAGGGCAAGGATTGACCGCGGGAATGGAGGCACGAGTATGGGACGAAGAGATGCGACATGGCAAGAATGAATGGCAAGGTGGTGTGCCATGTGTCATGCGAAGAATCACCGGTGGTGAAGCACACgatggatgggttggaggCTTGAATGGGTTGTTGAAATTCAACCATCCATTTGGTGAGGAACGCTGATTCAAGTAATTAATATGATCGACTACACACCACATTGTACTTATACAAAACACCAAAGTGTATGTGTGGCTTGgaagaggtagaggagggtTAGGGGTTAAACATGTAGCATAGTTAATGACCAAATCTGTATGAATAGACTAAGATTCTCACGATGCCTTTTTAGTAAACGAGGGCGATGCATGAAAGAAGCCTTAGTTCCATCTGCAcatgcagcagcaccacAATTGACATGGACTGTTGCTGAAGCGAGCTGCTGGTCTGATCCAATCAATTCCAGTGCAGTTGGGCTTGACCTGAAAAAAGGGGCGGGAAATCAGGGCCGCTGGTGGGCCTCCCTTTCTTTGcgaccctctctctcactcgcTCTCTCCgttcttctttctcgctGTTGGAGACTCGAGACCACCGACCCGTGGGTCCCTCGGTCTCTCTATCCTCACTGGTGGCTGTTACTTGACCAGGATTCTATATGCAGGGTATGTGGTCTGTTTGGCCAGCTAGTAGGCCGGCTGCCCGTGTGTGGCTTTGTTGGGTGAGGATTAGGATTAAGATTTCGTGCTTACCCATTTGAATTTGATTTGGGACCGCAAGGAGACGCTGAGGAGCCCCGAATAGCCTCAAGACTAGGAGAATTTAACGATATAGCATGGCTTGTCGGGGCCATCCGCGCGGATGATGTAATTCGGTCCTGGCCATTAATCAATCTGTTTCGAACCGACAAGCAACTGCAACCCAAGTGGAGTGGGCTCTGGCGTACGCTTTTTCTGGCTCCCCTTAATCTGGGTCCCGTTGGCCAAGTTTCTATCTCCGATTTGACGCATGCATAGCATAGTAGTAGTCAGTGATTTAAAAGGGACAATCAAGGAAGTGAccctcaatcaatcaatatatAGGGATTGCGACAGTAAGGATGCATACTCCTCATTGCCTGAGGGGGGGACATCGAAACAAACCATTCATCGCCTAATTGGACTCTTTCTAGGGCTGGACTTGATTAGTCCTATGATgaccatccattccattgGATAGGAACTACTACTTGATTTATCGCTTCTCGTAGTTGCACTCGTAGTGAAATGCGTAAGGGCGCTTCTTTTCTACTAGGATGGAGAGGTTAATTGTGCATCATCACAAtcaggggagagaagagccCTGGCTGTTTGCTGTTTGCTGCTTCGGATTTAGCTTTGTATATGAAACCTCCCAAGACATGCCCACGACAATCCATTATGATCAAAGTCAAGGACCCATCGATCGTTGTTTTGGTGACCCTCTCCTACTCTGTTTGTGGTCAACCAACAGGAATATTTGAAGTAGTGTATCCCAGGGGGGCGCCGAAGACAGTATTTACTTCTACCAAAATAGCGATTGTCAATTAGTTTATCTTTTTGCTGAGTTTACTTGTAAAGTAGTCaattcctctgcttccttgtcttgttctttgcttttcctcctttcccctccttcccccccaactTCATTCTATCTTCCGGGGCTTTTTCAGTGATCTACTTCACAgggttgaagaggaagcccatcaccatccctccagagagataataataatattcttgaGGAGAGTCAGAGCCGTGCGCCCCTTGGAGCCGCGGGTGGTGAAACCTCGAGTGCCTTTTGTTCAACTCAACGGCCGGCCTTCCCTTTTTGCCGCCTCCTGTTGGTGCTCCTTCTAACTTCCTACttactccctccctcttcacaccctctctctccctcttccttatcctcttcccccccccccctcttcaCGTCTTTcatcctctttcctcctcctcatctctgTCTTCTCGTTACTCCCCGTGGTTGTATCGTGACTCTCGTTTATTGTTTGCACACCCGCCACCTCCTTTTCATCTGAACCCCCAGCACGCCTCGGGTACTTCCTCCCTCTGCCATCGCCTGCATCTATCCTGCATTGTGTACTTGGCCGCCCTGGTTGGTAACCGCTGGTCTCACCGCGTCTGGATATTGGGGTTGTCACCTTCGAGACGTGCAGTTCACGCTCGGAGCTTCCTCGCGGGCGCGAGGCTTCTTTTCTGCGTGAAGATAAACCTACAGTTACCCCTCAAGGTATGTTCAGATGTTCAATTAGCTCTGGTCACTTTCCTTGTTCCATCTCTATCATCCCGCCGCCTATGGAGTAGGGGGTGGAATATAGTTCcccttggggaagaagaggctctACCGCATCCACGGGTCACCAGATTGACAGACCCAGCCTTGCACATGCCACAGTTCTCATGCTGACTGGCCTGCAGTGAAGTGCACCTGGAGATTAATCTGGGTGTGTTGTCGGGACCGCCCTCCCCTTCACATTGTTTGCTCCGTGGATTTCACGGTTGCCCCCCTTCAtatcccccctccacccccctgaggaaccccccttcccctccttggGAGTTCCGCGTCTCGGTTTCCACTCTGGCCCAGCTTAATGGCCTCTTATGAAAAGTGAGCCAGACTTCATTTCCTTGTCCCCCTCTTTCCTACctatccacccaccccctttGGCCCTTCAGCCCCGATTCACTCACAGGGTTCTCGCCTGTGATCAATTCCGGGCGCTGCTGACGCGCCCGCAGGATGTACTCCCCAGACCAATTCATGAATCCGGGGCCTGCCCCCCGGCCCCCAGCCGACCGCCCACAACTCAACCTGCCtaccaacccctccaacaacGTGGCTACCTCCTTCAGCCAGATGAGTCTGAATTCCCCGAGTACCCCCGGTCCGGCCAACCTTTCGCTGTTCCCCAACACGAGCACCCCGTCGCTCACGCGCACCAAGACCGATCAGtcgggcggaggaggcgtcACCGTTATCAAGGAGGGATATGTCCGTTGCAAGGAGGACAAATTTCTGGCGACGTGGAATCAACGATACTTGATCTTGCGCGAATTCCGCCTCGACTTTCTCAAGAATGAGACGGGGAAGATCGTCCTTTCCATTCCGCTGACGGCGGTCACAGGCGTCTCGAGATCGGAGGATACTCGCATGGCTTTCGAGATCATTCGTCTCGCCAACCCCAAGGACGCGAATTCCAAAACCGCCGTAATCACCCGTGACGTGCCCACCAAGAGCATCACTTGCGAAGTTAAGAGCGATGACGAAATCTACGACTGGATCGACAAGATCTACGAGCGCTGCCCTGGTATGGGAGGGGTAAGCAACCCCACGAACTTCAGCCATCGTGTTCACGTCGGATTCGATCCGCGCACCGGCGCCTTCGTGGGCTTGCCGCCAGAGTGGGAGAAGCTCCTGACCGCGTCCGCAATCACCAAGGAGGATTACAAGAAAAACCCCCAGGCCGTCATTGAGGTCCTGGAATTCTACTCGGACATCAAGATGCGCGAGCAGAACCCTCAGTACTACGCTGGGCTTTCCTCGCCGGCGAACCAGCAGGCGAAGCCCTTCAGCGGCGGCGGGTCCGTGGGCAACTCAATTGCACCCCCAAGACCCCCGCCGCCTGCTCCCGCACAGCGTTTGGACAGCGGTGGCCAGTCGTACTCCAGCCAGTCCCCTGTTTCGTCTCCTTCGCAGTCCAAGTCGGATTCCGATCGTGCTTtggagcaacagcaacaattgGAGCGGATGAACGAGTTGGCGGATAAGGAGCGTCGCCGTATGGAAGAGGATCGTCGCGCACGTCAgcgggaagaggagcagaacCGGCTCGACCAAGAAGCATACAATGCCTCTTTGCCCAAGACTCGCGTCCCCTTGGCCAAGCAAGAGCTCGGGGGCTACGGCCAGTCCTCCGATGATCGTTACAAGCCCAGCCGCCCCGCCCCGCAGGCCCCTGGCTCCTCTCGCCAGGAGCCTCCGCGCCAGCTGACAGCTCAGCGCCCTGCCCCATCTGCCCCTACCGCCGGACAGCGGCCTGGAGACTACGCCAATGGCTCTGCCAGGGCTGAGCAATCCTCTCCGGGCTCCAGACACCCGGCTCAGGGACAGTCTCCTGCACGGGCTCAGAACAATGGCGTCAAAGCGCAGCCGGCCCAGGGCCCTCCTCCCAGCAAGCTGCCTGCTCCGGTTCAGCCTGTGAAGCCCCTGAACATCGCGAATAAGCAGACCGCGAAGACAAACGTCCCCGATGGGGTCCGCCAAGCCGAGGCTGCCCTGAGCAAGAAGGCAGAGCCCCGCCAGAGAGAAGTGCGCATGTCGAACATGAGCGAGAACGAGGTCATGGATCGCCTGCGTTCTGTCGTTTCCAAGGACAACCCGAACGAGTCTTACAGCAAGCAGCGGAAGATTGGACAGGGTGCCTCCGGATCCGTGTATGTGGCACGCGTTAAGGAGCATGCTACATCCGGCGTTGCGCGGGAGCTTTACCGGCAGTACGGTCCCCGTACCCAGGTGGCTATTAAGCAGATGGATTTGCGTAGCCAGCCTCGGAAGGAACTCATTGTCAACGAGATCATTGTCATGAAAGATAGCCAGCATGCGAACATTGTCAACTTCCTTGACTCGTTCCTGCAGGAGCAGAGCAACGAGTTGTGGGTTGTCATGGAGTTTATGGAAGGTGGTGCTCTCACGGATGTCATTGACAACAACCCGGTGATCCAGGAGGATCAAATTGCCACAATTTGTGCAGAGGTGCGTACATAAAAATCGACCATTATCGGAGACTGATACTAACTCGAGGACCACGAGCAGACCTGCAAGGGATTGGCCCATCTGCACAGCCAAAACATTATCCACCGTGATATCAAGAGCGATAACGTGCTTCTTGACCGGGCTGGTCATGTCAAGATTAGTGAGTAACCCTTCTATTTCTCCAATGACCCTGGGGGAATTGGTGCTGACCACTTCTTAGCCGATTTCGGATTCTGTGCTAAGCTCACCGAGTCGAAGAGTAAGCGCGCCACAATGGtcggtactccgtactggaTGGCGCCTGAGGTGGTTAAGCAGAAGGAGTATGGCCCCAAGGTGGACTGCTGGTCATTGGGTATCATGGCCATCGAAATGATCGAATCCGAGCCCCCATACCTCAATGAGGAGCCGCTCAAGGCGTTGTACCTCATCGCCACCAACGGCACTCCTCGCCTGAAGAAGCCAGAGAAGCTCAGCAAGGAGCTCAAGTCGTTCTTGAGTGTATGTCTCTGTGTCGATGTGCGCAGCCGCGCTACCGCCGATGAATTGTTGGCCCATGATTTCCTCAAGTTGGGCTGCAGCCTCGCGAGCCTGGCGGAGCTGCTCcgttggaagaagaacagcgGACAGTGATAGACTGTGGAGAGGAGAATGTGCAATGGCGATGTTGGTAGCCACATGGTCGCTGCCGGTTGCCTTGTTCCTCTTATGATTTACACCAGATCTTGTTTTCACGCACATATGGGTCACATTTACGCGCCTCCGGTTGATTTTTGCTGCCCCCTAACGACCTGCATTGCAACTCGATTTCTACTTGTGATATCCTCATTGCACAGCTCTGTCGTCTGCAGACTCGGCATAGGTAATTTGGCGTTCTTTCTTGGAGTCGATTCCCCTTTGTGATTCCTCTTACACTCGCAACTAATCTGGTTATCCCACCCTTCCCGCTGTGCGGTTCCTCGATGCTCCGAACCATGCCTGTGAGACGGCACTTGATGTATGCGTGCAGCTGATCTTTGGCTGCATCTATGAGACAAAGAAATgcaaaaagaagagagatccGAAGTACAATGCACAAAAACTGTGTCTCCGAGTACTGAAGATCGATGATGAGCTGAAACGCTCTGGTATATGAACATGCACCAAAAACCTGTTTCGTTACCCTCATGTACCCGGTCATGTTTGTTTCAATTGACGAGTCCATGATGGAATACTTGCATTGTGAGCAGCTTTTTAGCAGCTACGTCTGAATGGTataaaaaaggaagagaagaaaagatcgGAGGGAAGACAAAATATTGATGGTCGACTGATGCAGCTAAAAAGAAGCGAGCTAGAGGAGGGTACTTGGGAACCAGGGGACTTAGTAAAAAAGAGGATACTATATTTCTTTCTGTGATCATAATAACTACCAGCGGCCCACGGGTCAATGATAATAGTACAGTTGAATGGAACACGGAGCATGATAGCGTACATTCATAGGTATAGTAGAAGACCAGAAAGGCAGAAAAGGAAcaacgaagaaaagaaaggagttATTCATAAACAATCATCGGCACCAGAAGCATCACATCCAAGAAGGGCAACATGTGCAACGTAAAtaaccaaccacaaccacagtcATAGCCACCTACCATTACCCTGCATCAGGCCCACAtccacacatacatacacacataccaGCCATGatatagaagaaaaagaaaaagggaacaaAACCACAAGAAAACGGCATCACAACTCCTCATGAATGGGCACTTCCGTACACAAATCCCCAAACCTCACCCCCTTGAATATCGACTCCACATCAACATCTTCACCAGATGGCTCATACCCCGCTTGCGTGAGCTGACTGATCCACTGGTGTCGAACCTCCTCGGAGAGATCTTCCCAGATATGGATACCCGAATCGGCCtcagaggaagatgaagatggatcAGTGGAGTCAATCCGAAGGGTATTTGTCTCCGGATTGCAGTTTATCAGGAGGGATTGAcgcccctgctgctgctgctgctgctgctggagatcATCCGAGGAGAGTAGGATATCGTTCAGGGAACGGATTTGTGCGGGGTATTCTACTTCTGGGATGGGAGTAGAACTGGTAGTAGGGATAGATGGAGAAGTAGAAGGACTAAAAGGTTCATAAGGAATAGCGACAGCATCGCGGATACTAGGTGGTAACCAGTCCTTCGCGCCGAGGTAAGGAGGCATGGCGCCACGGATCTCGGTGAAGGCCTGGAGGATGAAGCAGACGGTGAgaatggagaggatggcaGCGAAGCTGGAGGTGAGGTTTGTCCAGATTTCGGAGTCGCCGGGCATGGAGAGGACGTAGCGCGGGGAGCGGCTTGTTGGGGGACAGGGGGATAAGGGGAGGGTGTGGACGACGACGGTGTTGCCCATGCTGACGGAGGCGAGTTTGATGTATTGTGGGGGGGTTTCGGGGGAGACggggagagatggggagTGGAAGCGGGAGAAGCAGAGCTTGGTCATGGAGAAGGGGTGGACGTCGCGGAGAGAGGTGTAGGTTTGGAAATAGTTGTAGCGGTTTGTGGAGGGGTTGAATTCGAGAGTGAGGAGCTCGATGGATTGGTCGCTGCcggagatggcgatgacggcttgttgttggtttGTGGTGGGGTCGGGGCTGAGGAGGCAGATGtcgaggccgaggccgaTCTTGATGGTTTTGCGGAGCTTCTTGCGGCGGAGGATGGATGCTTTGGCGCCTTTGGTAGTTGattctttggtggtggtggtggtggtggtggctatggcggaggtgatgatggcgggGCGGAGGTCCAGGAGGACGAGCTCACAGCCTTTGCGGTCTGGGGCgttttggaggaggagaaggctggtggaggagaggaagcggaGGGCGCGGAACTTGGGGCGCATCCGGGGGGATCCCTTGtcggggatgggggtggtgtagACGCATTGTACGTCGGGGGAGGCGTTGGAGCGCGTGTCGGCAGAGATggtgcagatgcagatgTCGACGCCGTTGGTGTAGGCGACGCGGAATTGGCCCTTGTTGTcggggagaggggtgagaTCGACGTCCtcggcttcctcgtcgctgttGAGACGGATTCGTCCGATCACGTCGGATGgactgggggtgggggttgcgctgaagaagacgatCTCGCCGGCCGGGGCGAGACCAGTAGCGATGGCAGCGACACGCGGGGAGGTCGAGTCGGATTGCCAGGGGGAGAGGCGCAGGGTGCGCTGGTAGGTGTCGGGGGAGGCGGCGCCGGAGGAGGGGCCTTTCACGGTGCGAAATAGTGATGTTCGCGAAAGCGCGGTGGTTTGTCCATTGTTCGTTGTCTTCTCGTTTTCCTTGTTGTTGTCCTTCTCTTTCCGGGTGGGATGATCAATGCGAAAGGAACGCAGATGCTGGTTATTGCCTCGCTTCTGCTCCGCCACGGAGCTGTTGATGCCGGCGAGGGCGACGATGGCTTCGTCGTCGGCTTGGACGGCGGCGAGAGAAGTGACTGAGTCCTCATCGCGCGACAAGTTGATGTCGACAACTTCGGAGATTTCGGAGCGCTTGGAGGTATTCAAGAGGGCCTGGGGAAATTGACGCGTTAGCATGGAGCTGCAGAAGTATACTTCATATCAAGAGGAACTTGCGATTTTGTTGCCGACACCACTGCggccttcaccacctcctccaccgaccAGAAGCAAGCCGTGATGACGCGGGTCGAAGTCGGCGGCGAAGAGCGGGCATGAGAGAGTCAATTTGGCCGAGGGAATGGAGGGAGCCATGTTGGACGGGTGGGATCCCGGGGGATGGATCGAGTTCAATCCCCGAAAGAAGTAACTATTATCCGAATGGCACGGGAAAGAGATAGATtgtaggagggggagagttgcagaaggagaagagaaggagagaagaagcgaagaagcgaagaagcgaagaagaagccagaa of Aspergillus luchuensis IFO 4308 DNA, chromosome 7, nearly complete sequence contains these proteins:
- a CDS encoding lysophospholipid acyltransferase family protein (COG:I;~EggNog:ENOG410PIC2;~InterPro:IPR032098,IPR002123;~PFAM:PF16076,PF01553;~TransMembrane:5 (i43-67o87-105i133-151o171-192i398-415o);~go_function: GO:0016746 - transferase activity, transferring acyl groups [Evidence IEA]): MDTSEVRQRKHDPQLSHTAASKKQPSDSQDEEPRLKHGIAMQLLRSLLLATWFNCCCVAILATQVIGSPLYVINKDWYYSYMAYTKQSFGLVITALTQWGCPTFVRVSGDKSVRGQVHVAEDGRLKTQFPERLVLIANHQVYTDWIYLWWVAYTNTMHGRIFIILKESLKYIPIIGQGMTFYGFIFMARKWLSDKPRLQHRLEKLKTQHTGSQSGSPQYDPMWLLIFPEGTNLSINTRRRSAEYAAKQGLSPLKHELIPRSTGLFFCLQQLRGTVEWVYDCTVAYEGPPRGSLPDKYFTLRSTYLQGRPPTSVNMHWRRFAVSEIPLDDQHEFDSWLRERWTEKDQLLEEYYETGRFPSELAGSIEVGHGFEERKAAAAAGYAEAHVRLGHWAEVGRIFMVLLGAVFLCKLPKLLGF
- the POS5 gene encoding NADH kinase POS5 (COG:G;~EggNog:ENOG410PI65;~InterPro:IPR016064,IPR017437,IPR002504;~PFAM:PF01513;~go_function: GO:0003951 - NAD+ kinase activity [Evidence IEA];~go_process: GO:0006741 - NADP biosynthetic process [Evidence IEA];~go_process: GO:0019674 - NAD metabolic process [Evidence IEA]) is translated as MLTPHRQCSHATSTYPSASIILEPSVAEEIHSSLQSPVYTAPLDQLRPALHDKVDLTVTLGGDGTILHASSLFATCYNVPPVLSFSMGTLGFLSEWKFAEYKRAFREVYMSGAGVGDRATVLGDSRPASADEALDLEANPTGWSSVRGKSMGLTRGARILMRNRLKVGLFTADGKPVQRESTSAAMPNVLNNQGVYVMNEVLLHRGKEPHLAVLDVYVGGRFLTEAVADGIIISTPTGSTAYSLSSGGSIVHPLVPAVLLTPICARSLSFRPLVLPSSTPITLRLSEKNRSRELEVSIDGVNLGQGLTAGMEARVWDEEMRHGKNEWQGGVPCVMRRITGGEAHDGWVGGLNGLLKFNHPFGEER